From a single Chitinophaga sp. Cy-1792 genomic region:
- a CDS encoding flavodoxin reductase codes for MESHIVKVLAVIPVTHNVKHFRVTKPEGYTFVPGQATEVAVNKPGWEDERRPFTFTSLNEWDFLEFTIKIYEDRHSVTDQLGLVQAGDELILHDVWGAIHYKGEGVFLAGGAGVTPFIAIFRQLQHDGKLGKNTLICSNKTAADIIMKEEFTKMLGDRFINTLTEEHHSAYDHHRIDADYLRRKIKDFTQQFYICGPDPMVQGLKEILTDLTGSDSLVTVEI; via the coding sequence ATGGAAAGCCATATCGTAAAAGTGCTCGCAGTAATACCTGTTACACATAATGTAAAACACTTCCGTGTTACAAAACCGGAAGGGTATACTTTTGTTCCCGGCCAGGCCACGGAAGTAGCTGTTAACAAGCCTGGATGGGAAGACGAGCGCAGACCCTTTACCTTTACCAGTCTCAACGAATGGGACTTCCTGGAATTTACCATAAAAATTTACGAAGACCGACACAGCGTAACCGACCAGCTGGGGCTGGTGCAGGCTGGCGACGAACTGATCCTGCACGACGTCTGGGGGGCTATACATTATAAAGGCGAAGGCGTATTTCTGGCCGGCGGGGCAGGCGTAACGCCATTTATCGCCATATTCAGGCAACTGCAGCACGATGGCAAACTCGGGAAAAATACCCTTATCTGCTCCAATAAAACCGCTGCCGACATCATTATGAAAGAGGAGTTTACTAAAATGCTGGGCGACAGGTTTATCAATACCCTTACCGAAGAACACCATTCCGCCTACGATCACCATCGCATAGATGCGGATTATCTCCGCAGAAAAATAAAAGATTTTACCCAGCAATTCTACATCTGTGGCCCTGATCCGATGGTACAGGGACTGAAAGAGATACTTACCGATCTTACCGGCAGTGATTCGCTGGTTACCGTTGAAATTTAA